A DNA window from Drosophila biarmipes strain raj3 chromosome 2R, RU_DBia_V1.1, whole genome shotgun sequence contains the following coding sequences:
- the LOC108022785 gene encoding kelch-like protein 6, whose protein sequence is MDELMRRKLPADANEEKQELTCSVLFTNPKYNPQKPSSGDELSSVTRLVSKTEDLELDRVFNGFSKDGSTRSLNRSLFEFGHNFEDVEGWLNMKQPPKDHLGAVLRYMIQNHLKTTVQIDINKMYFNCHFIVLQVYSRFFSELKEIPLLVTLPEELVSQKAFMLIYKWMLSDDPVLDRRYIVEIFVAATYLRIGDLQAHCWQYFDDPQYYDEDSACVLYVETKYHPALDVVRNVMLTRINKFLLTFVATKDFLDLPLAHLVFLLSSDRICVNTEIEVLFMAVRWMGHDWGKRSAHAQRIVPCIRFSLMPLWYLLYVRREEVHQLVKELISLQEVDHEINESISKITSRMYEEKIVAMEGKDTLADEYILESNPQPHRKWIHDLKCGYYHCVGCPNTREIRFSRFEDYLTELQQCPLNHWSKVQLVDPYAKTNCCCPKKERAQDSSSEASN, encoded by the exons ATGGACGAGTTAATGAGGCGAAAATTGCCAGCTGATGCAAACGAGGAGAAGCAGGAACTCACCTGCAGTGTGCTGTTTACCAA TCCAAAGTACAATCCCCAGAAGCCTTCCTCCGGCGATGAATTGAGCTCGGTGACCCGGCTGGTTTCCAAAACCGAAGATCTGGAACTGGATCGAGTCTTCAACGGATTTTCAAAAGACGGCTCCACAAGATCCCTCAATAGATCTCTCTTCGAGTTTGGTCACAACTTCGAAGATGTTGAGGGCTGGCTAAACATGAAGCAGCCTCCGAAGGATCATCTCGGAGCGGTGCTTCGCTACATGATACAGAATCACCTTAAGACCACTGTGCAGATAGACATCAACAAAATGTACTTCAACTGCCACTTCATCGTTCTCCAGGTGTACTCGCGATTCTTCAGCGAGCTGAAGGAGATTCCCCTGCTGGTGACTCTTCCCGAGGAGCTGGTCTCCCAGAAGGCCTTCATGCTCATCTACAAGTGGATGCTGAGCGATGATCCCGTCCTGGATCGTCGCTATATCGTGGAGATCTTTGTGGCTGCGACTTATCTGAGGATCGGGGATCTGCAGGCCCATTGCTGGCAGTATTTCGATGATCCGCAGTACTATGACGAGGATTCGGCTTGTGTTCTCTATGTAGAAACGAAGTACCACCCCGCCTTGGATGTGGTTCGTAATGTGATGCTGACCAGGATCAACAAGTTCCTGCTCACCTTTGTGGCCACCAAGGATTTTTTGGACCTGCCCCTAGCCCACTTGGTGTTTTTGCTCAGCTCCGATAGGATCTGTGTAAATACGGAGATTGAG GTACTTTTTATGGCTGTTCGTTGGATGGGCCACGATTGGGGCAAGAGAAGTGCGCATGCGCAGCGCATTGTGCCCTGTATTCGGTTCTCCCTGATGCCTTTATGGTATCTTCTCTACGTGCGGCGCGAGGAGGTGCATCAGTTGGTGAAGGAACTTATTTCCCTGCAGGAGGTGGACCATGAAATCAACGAATCCATTTCGAAGATTACCTCGCGAATGTATGAAGAAAAAATCGTCGCTATGGAGGGCAAGGACACACTGGCCGACGAATACATCTTAGAATCAAACCCTCAGCCGCATCGAAAATGGATACACGATTTAAAGTGCGGCTATTACCACTGCGTGGGTTGTCCCAACACCCGGGAAATACGTTTCAGCCGCTTTGAGGACTACCTAACCGAACTGCAGCAGTGTCCGCTAAATCACTGGTCCAAAGTGCAGTTGGTGGATCCTTATGCAAAGACCAATTGTTGCTGCCCCAAGAAGGAACGCGCACAAGATTCATCATCCGAAGCAAGTAATTaa
- the LOC108022188 gene encoding trafficking protein particle complex subunit 5 encodes MEKLEALKMSSMRPRSNILDRPLSKGKTEVSQSIVALLFSEIVQYSQSRVFTVPELQTRLHDLGQDVGTRIIDLYFVRERSSKRETKLTQMLLFVKTTVWKNLFGKEAEKLEHANDDERTYYIIEKEPLVNTFISVPKDKSSLNCANFTAGIVEAVLTNCGFPCKVTAHWHKGTTYMVKFEDFVIARDKQMEEK; translated from the exons atggaaaagctAGAGGCCCTGAAAATGTCCTCGATGCGTCCGCGCAGCAACATTCTGGATAGGCCATTGTCAAAGGGAAAAACGGAGGTTTCCCAGAGTATTGTGGCGCTGCTCTTCAGCGAAATCGTTCAGTACTCGCAGAGTCGAGTGTTCACAGTGCCGGAATTGCAAACCAG GCTCCACGACTTGGGTCAGGATGTGGGCACCCGGATCATCGACCTGTATTTCGTGAGGGAGCGGAGTTCGAAGCGGGAGACGAAGCTAACGCAAATGCTGCTCTTCGTGAAGACCACCGTGTGGAAGAACCTCTTTGGCAAGGAGGCGGAAAAGCTGGAGCATGCCAACGACGATGAGAGGACCTACTACATCATAGAAAAGGAGCCCCTGGTCAACACATTCATAAGTGTGCCTAAGGATAAGAGCTCGCTGAACTGTGCGAACTTCACGGCAGGCATTGTGGAGGCTGTGCTCACGAATTGCGGCTTT CCCTGCAAGGTCACCGCCCACTGGCACAAGGGCACCACGTACATGGTTAAGTTCGAGGACTTTGTGATCGCCCGCGACAAGCAGATGGAGGAGAAATAA
- the LOC108022189 gene encoding uncharacterized protein LOC108022189, whose product MAQSPEELEFIKRKHEHTLKLRAEFLKQSSNPYRHASGEGGTVFDAGLARFQAMRVSNYEHFKPTGKSFRTGLFAVVLPIALYAWALKAERDGREEKYRTGQVAYKDRQFKFI is encoded by the exons atggctCAGTCCCCGGAGGAGTTGGAGTTCATCAAGCGCAAGCATGAGCACACCCTGAAGCTGCGCGCCGAGTTCCTGAAGCAGAGCTCCAATCCCTACCGCCATGCCAGCGGCGAGGGCGGCACCGTG TTCGATGCGGGATTGGCTCGCTTCCAGGCGATGCGTGTCTCCAACTACGAGCACTTCAAGCCCACCGGCAAGTCCTTCCGCACGGGCCTCTTCGCCGTAGTCCTGCCCATCGCCCTGTACGCTTGGGCCCTGAAAGCGGAACGCGACGGACGCGAGGAGAAGTACCGCACTGGCCAGGTGGCGTACAAGGACCGCCAGTTCAAGTTCATCTAA
- the LOC108022866 gene encoding uncharacterized protein LOC108022866 — protein MSLKSSARIKKRRSEAAAATYPIPLTSPAQAGIANANGSSSSTPNPGSSSINGVGNGGSNPAQSSAKKHSFVGRNPNFDTDETKLLIQLWGDPKLQRTLITTHKKHAVICQLAAKMQEYGYHRSPEEITTRIKNLKCFYNRLKKDKECGGQSTDSEPSWKHFAEMDAIMTRPIFSVRPNEVPAPSLKYQLEQALEEHAERRKRRLENGEELSESDNEEDDMLLSALVSKNKESVGSKALEAGCLESDLDMNEESFSKRRKLSAEVDVDIGEALVSPCIKNEPVLEVEPAPIAPPVEPEPEEDDDCMLLPQPKEEPIDVDASDDSPNEKSSNSSSSSTLADMLQRNKPSNLLPFTGANVIIPASITTTTASGSSTTLSSTNTPSKLQGGKISLVPTNFLMQSKLPAAAGPSPLAAAKGAAPQLQLLQSAINQGARLMISGSAAAPAQPSNAGLMATAPGGVKFVLVNAEQAKAAAAAAAVGKSSASLPLATAQAQVQAAVQQQQQKLQQSLQQEQHLQHQQHVQLEKEESRRDKAREDLQAKRHMTTMRVLLRQLLNAQNEANEIQHNRLSLERERLDWEKSMGDRLLNLLPSLLQPAPAASPSSTAQRLQPPKLLFTTALPMGNGTVTMPHILTSNSLPKVITTTSCNSGVAVAGSGGGLVASVATKPVDNDVQLVTPKQEKET, from the exons ATGAGCCTCAAGTCCAGTGCAAGGATCAAGAAGCGCCGCTCGGAGGCAGCGGCAGCCACCTATCCGATACCCTTAACATCGCCAGCTCAGGCCGGGATTGCCAACGCCAATGGCAGCTCATCGTCCACGCCGAATCCTGGGTCAAGTTCCATAAACGGCGTCGGAAATGGTGGCTCGAATCCCGCCCAGAGCTCAGCGAAGAAGCACAGCTTCGTCGGCCGCAATCCCAACTTTGACACCGACGAGACCAAGCTGCTTATCCAATTGTGGGGCGATCCCAAGCTGCAGCGCACCCTCATCACCACTCACAAGAAGCACGCCGTGATCTGTCAGCTGGCCGCCAAGATGCAGGAGTACGGCTACCATCGGTCGCCGGAGGAAATTACCACCCGGATAAAGAACCTCAAGTGCTTCTATAACCGCTTGAAGAAGGACAAGGAGTGCGGCGGCCAGTCCACCGATTCGGAGCCCAGTTGGAAGCACTTTGCCGAGATGGATGCCATTATGACAAGACCCATCTTCAGTGTGCGGCCCAATGAAGTGCCGGCTCCTTCGCTTAAATACCAACTGGAGCAGGCTCTGGAGGAGCATGCCGAACGTCGCAAGCGGCGGTTGGAAAACGGCGAAGAGTTGTCTGAGAGCGACAACGAGGAGGACGACATGCTGCTCTCGGCCCTGGTGTCCAAGAACAAGGAATCAGTCGGCAGCAAGGCACTGGAGGCTGGCTGCCTAGAGTCCGACCTGGACATGAACGAGGAATCCTTCTCGAAGCGACGCAAGCTCTCCGCCGAAGTCGATGTTGATATAGGCGAGGCTCTGGTTTCGCCCTGCATCAAAAACGAGCCTGTCCTAGAGGTGGAGCCGGCCCCAATAGCTCCTCCAGTAGAGCCTGAGCCGGAGGAAGATGACGACTGCATGCTTCTGCCCCAGCCCAAGGAAGAGCCTATTGATGTAGACGCCTCGGATGATTCGCCAAATGAGAAGTCCTCCAATTCCAGTTCTTCATCCACTCTGGCCGACATGTTGCAGCGAAACAAGCCAAGCAACCTGCTTCCCTTCACCGGAGCTAATGTCATCATTCCGGCCAGTATAACCACCACCACGGCTAGTGGTAGCTCAACCACCCTGAGCTCAACCAATACACCGAGCAAATTGCAGGGCGGCAAGATCTCGCTGGTGCCCACGAATTTCCTGATGCAATCCAAGCTGCCGGCAGCCGCAGGACCAAGTCCCCTGGCCGCCGCCAAGGGAGCTGCTCcccagctgcagctgctgcagagTGCCATCAATCAGGGCGCTCGCCTAATGATAAGCGGATCGGCTGCAGCACCGGCACAGCCTAGCAACGCCGGTTTGATGGCCACCGCTCCCGGAGGAGTCAAGTTTGTACTAGTCAATGCGGAACAGGCtaaggcggcggcagcagcggctgcTGTAGGCAAGTCCTCTGCCTCCTTGCCCCTGGCCACTGCTCAAGCTCAGGTGCAGGCAGCGgttcaacagcagcagcagaagctgcAACAGAGTCTGCAGCAGGAACAACAtctgcagcaccagcagcacgTCCAGCTGGAGAAGGAGGAGAGCCGCAGGGACAAGGCGAGGGAGGATCTGCAAGCGAAGCGGCACATGACAA CCATGAGAGTCCTTCTTCGCCAGTTGCTGAATGCTCAAAATGAAGCCAACGAGATCCAGCACAATCGCCTATCCTTGGAACGCGAGCGACTGGACTGGGAGAAGTCCATGGGCGATCGCCTACTCAACTTGTTGCCAAGTCTCCTGCAGCCGGCCCCTGCTGCTTCTCCAAGTTCCACTGCTCAACGGCTTCAGCCTCCAAAACTTCTGTTTACCACCGCTTTGCCGATGGGCAATGGCACAGTTACCATGCCGCACATCCTAACATCCAATTCCCTGCCAAAGGTCATAACGACCACAAGTTGCAACAGTGGAGTTGCGGTGGCAGGATCCGGAGGAGGATTAGTGGCCAGTGTGGCCACCAAGCCAGTGGACAATGACGTCCAATTAGTCACGCCCAAGCAGGAAAAGGAGACCTGA
- the LOC108022869 gene encoding protein aveugle: MGEETSNATQNKTRTKTTRPKAVYQWTVSDVLKWYRRHCGEYTQYEQLFAQHDITGRALLRITDSSLQRMGITDNRDREAVWREIVKQRLKTDIMEIRDMERLNIH; the protein is encoded by the exons ATGGGCGAGGAAACGAGTAATGCTACGCAGAATAAAACCAGAACCAAAACCACGCGACCCAAGGCGGTGTATCAATGGACCGTAAGCGATGTGCTAAAGTGGTACAGACGCCACTGCGGGGAGTACACCCAATACGAGCAGCTCTTTGCCCAG CACGATATAACCGGAAGGGCTCTACTCCGAATCACAGACTCCTCGTTGCAAAGAATGGGCATTACGGACAACAGGGATCGAGAGGCCGTTTGGCGGGAGATCGTGAAACAACGTCTGAAGACAGACATCATGGAAATCCGGGATATGGAGAGGCTCAACATACACTAG
- the LOC108022867 gene encoding 26S proteasome non-ATPase regulatory subunit 11: MTELLKEGSANEEQRRKMAGATLFERAQALSSVNREEQDSSLLNKLVRDQEGAENDEERIRIKEQGILQQGELYKQEGKAKELADLIKVTRPFLSSISKAKAAKLVRSLVDMFLDMDAGTGIEVQLCKDCIEWAKQEKRTFLRQSLEARLIALYFDTALYTEALTLGAQLLRELKKLDDKNLLVEVQLLESKTYHALSNLPKARAALTSARTTANAIYCPPKVQGALDLQSGILHAADERDFKTAFSYFYEAFEGFDSVDSVKALTSLKYMLLCKIMLGQSDDVNQIVSGKLAITYSGRDVDAMKSVAEASHKRSLADFQAALKEYKKELAEDVIVQAHLGTLYDTMLEQNLCRIIEPYSRVQVAHVAESIQLPMPQVEKKLSQMILDKKFSGILDQGEGVLIVFEETPVDKTYERVLETIQSMGKVVDTLYQKAKKLS; this comes from the exons ATGACGGAACTGCTAAAGGAAGGCAGTGCCAACGAGGAGCAGCG TCGCAAGATGGCCGGAGCAACACTTTTCGAGCGTGCACAGGCGCTGTCCAGCGTGAATCGCGAGGAGCAGGACAGCTCGCTGCTGAACAAGCTGGTCCGCGACCAGGAGGGCGCCGAGAACGATGAGGAGCGCATCCGGATCAAGGAGCAGGGCATTCTGCAGCAGGGAGAGCTTTACAAGCAGGAGGGCAAGGCCAAGGAGCTGGCCGATCTCATCAAGGTGACGCGCCCGTTCCTCAGCTCGATCAGCAAGGCCAAGGCGGCGAAGCTGGTGCGTTCGCTGGTGGACATGTTCCTGGACATGGATGCGGGCACAGGCATTGAG GTTCAACTGTGTAAAGACTGCATTGAGTGGGCCAAACAGGAAAAGCGCACCTTCCTTCGCCAATCGCTGGAGGCTCGTCTGATTGCCTTATATTTCGATACTGCTCTGTATACGGAAGCACTGACTCTGGGTGCCCAACTGCTGCGGGAGCTAAAGAAGCTGGACGACAAGAATCTCCTGGTCGAGGTCCAGCTGCTGGAAAGCAAAACCTACCACGCACTGAGCAACCTGCCCAAGGCTAGGGCCGCCCTCACCTCGGCCCGCACCACGGCAAATGCCATCTACTGCCCGCCAAAGGTCCAGGGAGCCCTGGATCTGCAGTCGGGCATCCTGCATGCGGCCGATGAGCGTGACTTCAAGACCGCCTTCTCCTATTTCTACGAGGCGTTCGAGGGATTCGACAGCGTGGACAGCGTCAAGGCCCTGACCTCGCTGAAATACATGTTGCTGTGCAAGATTATGCTGGGACAGTCCGATGATGTCAACCAGATCGTCAGCGGAAAGCTG GCCATTACTTATTCGGGCCGCGACGTGGATGCCATGAAATCGGTGGCGGAGGCTTCACACAAACGTTCCCTGGCCGACTTCCAAGCTGCGCTGAAGGAGTACAAAAAGGAACTGGCCGAAGATGTGATCGTGCAGGCACATTTGGGCACGTTATACGACACCATGCTGGAGCAGAATTTGTGTCGCATCATTGAACCCTACTCCCGTGTGCAG GTCGCCCATGTCGCCGAGAGCATTCAGCTTCCCATGCCGCAAGTGGAAAAGAAGCTGTCCCAAATGATTCTGGACAAGAAGTTTAGCGGCATTCTGGACCAGGGAGAGGGAGTACTCATTGTTTTCGAGGAGACCCCCGTGGACAAGACCTACGAACGCGTGCTAGAAACCATCCAGAGCATGGGTAAGGTGGTGGACACACTTTACCAGAAGGCCAAGAAGTTGTCGTAA
- the LOC108022261 gene encoding uncharacterized protein LOC108022261, with amino-acid sequence MQNSSILIVALVALSALTEAVPYGNERRQPTSGPIRFRRQVLGGSLASNPAGGADARLDLSKGIGNTNHNVVGQVFAAGNTQSGPVTTGGTLAYNNHGHGASLTKTHTPGVKDVFQQEAHANIFNNGRHNLDAKVFASQNKLANGFEFQRNGAGLDYSHVNGHGASLTHSNFPGIGQQLGLEGRGNLWSSADRATRLDLTGSASKWTSGPFASQKTDFGAGLGLSHHFGFTRANLSPLERYKSESIATFGHQSDPAIQSSNMQKSSILIVALVALSALTEAVPYGNERRQPTSGPIRFRRQVLGGSLASNPAGGSDARLDLSKGIGNPNHNVVGQVFAAGNTQSGPVTTGGTLAYNNHGHGASLTKTHTPGVKDVFQQEAHANIFNNGRHNLDAKVFASQNKLANGFEFQRNGAGLDYSHVNGHGASLTHSNFPGIGQQLGLDGRANLWSSPNRATTFDLTGSASKWTSGPFANQKPNFGAGLGLTHHFG; translated from the exons ATGCAGAACTCGAGCATCCTAATCGTCGCCCTCGTGGCGCTCTCCGCTTTAACAGAGGCCGTTCCTTACGGAAATGAACGTCGTCAGCCCACTTCAGGCCCCATCCGTTTTCGCCGCCAGGTGCTTGGAGGTTCCCTGGCCTCCAACCCCGCTGGTGGAGCTGATGCTCGTCTGGATCTCTCCAAGGGCATTGGTAATACCAACCACAATGTGGTGGGTCAGGTTTTCGCTGCTGGAAACACACAAAGCGGCCCGGTTACCACTGGAGGCACTTTGGCCTACAACAA CCATGGTCATGGTGCCTCTTTGACCAAAACCCACACTCCCGGGGTAAAAGACGTTTTCCAGCAGGAGGCACACGCTAATATCTTCAACAATGGCAGGCATAATCTGGACGCCAAGGTGTTCGCCTCCCAAAACAAACTGGCCAATGGCTTCGAGTTCCAGCGCAATGGAGCCGGTCTGGATTACTCCCACGTCAATGGACACGGTGCTTCCTTGACCCACAGCAATTTCCCAGGCATCGGCCAGCAACTGGGCCTGGAGGGACGGGGCAACCTCTGGTCATCGGCGGATAGGGCAACCCGCTTGGATCTGACGGGATCGGCCAGCAAGTGGACAAGCGGACCATTCGCAAGCCAGAAGACTGACTTTGGAGCTGGTCTGGGTCTCTCCCACCATTTTG GATTCACCAGAGCAAACCTTTCCCCATTAGAGAGGTATAAAAGCGAATCGATAGCCACCTTCGGACATCAGTCAGATCCAGCTATCCAATCCAGCAACATGCAAAAGTCAAGCATCTTAATCGTTGCCCTCGTGGCCCTCTCCGCTTTAACAGAGGCAGTTCCTTACGGAAATGAACGTCGCCAGCCCACCTCAGGCCCCATCCGTTTCCGCCGCCAGGTGCTTGGAGGTTCTTTGGCCTCCAACCCCGCTGGTGGCTCTGATGCTCGCTTGGATCTCTCCAAGGGTATTGGAAATCCCAACCACAATGTGGTGGGTCAGGTTTTCGCTGCTGGAAACACACAAAGCGGTCCGGTTACCACTGGAGGCACTTTGGCCTACAACAA CCATGGTCATGGTGCCTCTTTGACCAAAACCCACACTCCCGGGGTAAAAGACGTTTTCCAGCAGGAGGCACACGCTAATATCTTCAACAATGGCAGGCATAATCTGGACGCCAAGGTGTTCGCCTCCCAAAACAAACTGGCCAATGGCTTCGAGTTCCAGCGCAATGGAGCCGGTCTGGATTACTCCCACGTCAATGGACACGGTGCTTCCTTGACCCACAGCAATTTCCCAGGCATCGGCCAGCAACTGGGCCTGGACGGACGTGCTAACCTCTGGTCCTCACCCAATCGTGCCACTACTTTCGATCTGACGGGATCGGCCAGCAAATGGACAAGTGGGCCGTTTGCCAACCAGAAGCCCAACTTTGGAGCAGGTCTGGGTCTGACTCATCACTTCGGTTGA
- the LOC108022330 gene encoding drosocin: MKFTIVFLLLACVFAMALATPGKPKPYSPRPTSHPRPIRVRREAVTVEDHLAQAAIRPPPILPA, encoded by the coding sequence ATGAAGTTCACCATCGTTTTCCTGCTGCTGGCCTGCGTGTTCGCCATGGCTTTGGCCACTCCCGGCAAGCCTAAGCCCTACAGCCCACGCCCCACCTCCCATCCCCGCCCCATTCGAGTGAGGCGCGAGGCAGTCACCGTCGAGGATCACCTGGCTCAAGCTGCTATAAGGCCTCCTCCCATTCTGCCCGCCTAA
- the LOC108022881 gene encoding major facilitator superfamily domain-containing protein 6, with protein sequence MNPYTAGGGGGAGGGAANPFGASVGGAGYGQQGYGYEQQATGGYDQGMNFGNQQQQQQGYGPPGARPRVDVEASGEVDPSLYPEAKESTHKVRGHSDILEMFFGASTERELIPVKSFYFFFYAAFGSLFPLMGVYFKQMGMNPGQCGILVGMRPFVEFLSAPFWGSYADRCRQGKRLLLGSLACWVLFTIPLSFIRPEAINCIERRNSTDFVLTYTRTKRDLSVMYEPEQMDLGTGTMPANEALEEAEAAHSRHKRSLLLPRIDAGISPVHINFVSNYDDKYHRDYVTPIFSSMVYRTPDIQKAFFLLLLVILIGEFFSAPAITLADSAVITLLGEDADKYGHQRMFGSLGWGISMFLVGIALDHSTSFSNHPCGAGNKEKNYNICFSIFSVLMTCAIISASKITFKYDPIDEQMAAQQQAQFVDPNKRAEEESMNQLAAQLNLPSLAVGSGSAASGACAGGVSSFLAAGHQPQPHIGAESKVFAQTAKELPEWMTVLTHFKDLKTASFLFVAWFMGFGIGLIFTFLFWHLQDYGGTPTLFGVASVINHVSEIFAYFFSFRLITQIGHVKVLCLGLIGNVLRFLYISYLTNPWMVLPFELMQGITHAAVWAASCSYIAHNTPKHLRASAQGVLQGIHHGLGRGCGAIIGGMFVTYYGTTTTFRWYGIACLFVLGFFIFVNFYRKEQGFISEIPVTEDPHQVAEETSHLAPHGVPSNPIPRALSNSRLNEMNPNGGPYGTYQTTGGNLDIPGGNPHNPFAQ encoded by the exons ATGAATCCCTACACtgcaggaggcggaggaggtgcCGGTGGCGGGGCAGCCAATCCCTTTGGAGCATCCGTCGGAGGAGCGGGCTATGGCCAGCAGGGCTACGGCTACGAGCAGCAGGCAACAGGTGGCTACGACCAGGGAATGAACTTCGgcaatcagcagcagcagcagcagggatACGGACCTCCTGGAGCCAGGCCAAGAGTGGATGTGGAGGCCAGCGGAGAGGTGGATCCCAGTCT CTATCCGGAGGCCAAGGAGTCAACGCACAAGGTTCGCGGCCACTCGGACATTCTGGAGATGTTTTTCGGAGCCAGCACGGAGCGTGAACTGATTCCCGTGAAGAGCTTCTACTTCTTCTTCTACGCCGCCTTCGGATCGCTGTTTCCGCTGATGGGCGTCTACTTCAAGCAGATGGGAATGAATCCGGGTCAGTGTGGCATCCTGGTGGGAATGCGGCCCTTCGTAGAGTTCTTGTCGGCCCCGTTCTGGGGCTCTTATGCGGATCGTTGTCGGCAGGGTAAGCGGCTGCTCCTGGGCTCACTGGCCTGCTGGGTGCTCTTCACCATTCCGCTGAGCTTCATCCGACCGGAGGCCATCAACTGCATTGAGCGGCGCAATTCTACGGACTTTGTGCTAACCTACACGCGAACGAAGCGAGATCTGTCGGTCATGTATGAGCCAGAGCAGATGGACCTGGGAACTGGAACCATGCCAGCGAACGAGGCTctggaggaggcggaggcggccCACAGCAGGCACAAGAGATCCCTGCTGCTGCCCAGGATCGATGCGGGCATTTCGCCGGTCCACATAAACTTTGTGAGCAACTACGACGACAAGTACCACAGGGACTATGTCACGCCCATCTTCAGCTCGATGGTCTACAGAACCCCG GACATCCAAAAGGCGTtcttcctgctgctgctggtgatcCTCATTGGCGAGTTCTTCAGCGCACCGGCGATCACCTTGGCGGATTCGGCTGTGATAACCCTGCTGGGCGAGGATGCGGACAAGTACGGTCATCAGCGAATGTTCGGCTCCCTAGGCTGGGGCATCTCCATGTTCCTGGTGGGCATTGCCCTCGACCATTCCACCTCGTTCTCGAATCACCCGTGCGGAGCTGGCAACAAGGAGAAGAACTACAACATCTGCTTCTCCATCTTCTCGGTGCTGATGACCTGTGCGATCATCTCCGCTTCGAAAATCACCTTCAAGTACGATCCCATCGATGAGCAGATGGCGGCACAGCAGCAGGCGCAGTTCGTGGATCCCAACAAGCGGGCCGAGGAGGAGTCGATGAACCAGTTGGCGGCCCAACTGAATCTGCCCTCGCTGGCCGTTGGTAGCGGCAGTGCCGCCTCGGGTGCCTGTGCCGGTGGCGTCAGTAGCTTCCTGGCCGCAGGCCATCAGCCACAGCCGCATATTGGTGCCGAGTCCAAGGTGTTCGCCCAGACGGCCAAGGAGTTGCCCGAGTGGATGACCGTGCTGACCCACTTTAAAGACCTCAAAACCGCTTCCTTCCTTTTCGTAGCCTGGTTCATGGGCTTTGGCATTGGCTTGATATTCACCTTCTTGTTCTGGCATTTGCAGGACTACGGTGGCACTCCCACCCTGTTCGGTGTTGCCTCAGTGATCAATCACGTGTCCGAGATTTTCGCCTACTTCTTCAGCTTCCGTCTGATCACCCAAATCGGTCATGTCAAGGTCTTGTGTCTGGGACTAATTGGGAATGTGCTGCGATTCCTTTACATTTCGTATCTGACCAATCCGTGGATGGTCTTGCCCTTTGAGCTGATGCAGGGCATAACCCACGCAGCTGTGTGGGCAGcttcctgttcttatatagCCCACAATACGCCCAAGCATCTGAGAGCCTCGGCTCAGGGCGTTCTCCAGGGCATCCATCACGGATTGGGGCGTGGCTGCGGCGCCATCATTGGCGGCATGTTCGTCACCTACTACGGTACTACTACTACCTTCCGCTGGTACGGCATTGCCTGCCTCTTCGTCCTCGGCTTCTTCATCTTCGTCAACTTCTACCGCAAGGAGCAGGGCTTCATCTCGGAAATACCAGTTACTGAGGATCCGCATCAG GTGGCCGAGGAGACCTCGCATTTGGCTCCCCACGGCGTCCCCAGCAATCCGATTCCCAGGGCACTCTCCAATTCGCGGCTGAACGAGATGAACCCGAACGGAGGACCGTACGGCACCTACCAGACCACTGGCGGCAATCTGGACATTCCCGGAGGCAACCCGCACAATCCATTCGCTCAGTAA